In a genomic window of Streptomyces roseoviridis:
- a CDS encoding alpha/beta hydrolase, which produces MRSTAVRGAAGTLIAGALVVGALAAPTAHADTGRHVRDAETAGVAVAAAQAARTGIDWQDCPTDWGLEKPIQCGWVTVPLDYAEPHGKKIRIAVDRVAATGTPAERQGALVYNPGGPGGSGLRFPRRVTTGNKIWANTAKAYDFVGFDPRGVGHSAPISCVDPAEFAKGPKPDPVPDSEADKLAQRKLAAEYARGCAEKSGDVLPYINTLNTARDLDVVRAALGEKKLNFVGVSYGTYLGAVYGTLFPTHVRRMVLDSVVNPSTRKIWYEANLDQDIAFEGRLKDWMTWVARHDAAFHLGDTYAEVRQQWETLRAAAKKDPLGGKVGPAELIGFFQNAPYYDSMWVPVAEAWSAYAAGDPQPLIDAAAADPTDTAGNIAAENGNAVYTAVECADAPWPTSWKKWDRDNSRLHAQYPFMTWANAWMNLPCATWSTPRQQPTRVKTGKGLPPVLITQAERDAATPYSGAVELHKRFKGSRLITEKDAGSHGVTNLVNPCLNGKVEAYLLHGSLDSRDVTCAPHATPQP; this is translated from the coding sequence GTGAGAAGCACGGCAGTACGAGGCGCGGCCGGCACTCTGATAGCCGGGGCGCTGGTCGTGGGCGCGCTCGCGGCGCCGACGGCCCACGCCGACACGGGCCGGCACGTACGCGACGCGGAGACCGCCGGTGTCGCCGTCGCCGCCGCCCAGGCGGCCCGCACCGGCATCGACTGGCAGGACTGCCCGACCGACTGGGGCCTGGAGAAGCCCATCCAGTGCGGCTGGGTGACCGTCCCCCTCGACTACGCCGAGCCGCACGGCAAGAAGATCAGGATCGCCGTGGACCGGGTCGCCGCCACCGGCACCCCCGCCGAGCGCCAGGGCGCCCTCGTCTACAACCCCGGCGGCCCCGGCGGATCCGGCCTGCGCTTCCCGCGCCGGGTCACCACCGGCAACAAGATCTGGGCGAACACCGCCAAGGCGTACGACTTCGTCGGCTTCGACCCGCGCGGCGTCGGCCACTCGGCCCCCATCTCCTGCGTCGACCCGGCCGAGTTCGCCAAGGGTCCCAAGCCCGACCCGGTCCCCGACAGCGAGGCGGACAAGCTCGCCCAGCGCAAGCTCGCCGCCGAGTACGCCCGGGGCTGCGCCGAGAAGAGCGGCGACGTCCTGCCGTACATCAACACCCTGAACACCGCCCGCGACCTCGACGTCGTCCGGGCCGCCCTCGGCGAGAAGAAGCTCAACTTCGTCGGCGTCTCCTACGGCACCTACCTCGGCGCCGTCTACGGCACCCTGTTCCCGACGCACGTCCGCCGCATGGTCCTCGACAGCGTCGTCAACCCCTCCACCCGCAAGATCTGGTACGAGGCCAACCTCGACCAGGACATCGCCTTCGAGGGCCGCCTGAAGGACTGGATGACCTGGGTCGCCCGGCACGACGCCGCCTTCCACCTCGGCGACACCTACGCCGAGGTCCGGCAGCAGTGGGAGACGCTGCGCGCCGCCGCCAAGAAGGACCCGCTCGGCGGCAAGGTCGGCCCCGCCGAGCTCATCGGCTTCTTCCAGAACGCCCCCTACTACGACTCCATGTGGGTCCCGGTCGCCGAGGCGTGGAGCGCCTACGCCGCGGGCGACCCGCAGCCGCTGATCGACGCGGCCGCCGCCGACCCCACCGACACCGCCGGCAACATCGCGGCCGAGAACGGCAACGCGGTCTACACGGCCGTCGAGTGCGCCGACGCGCCCTGGCCCACCAGCTGGAAGAAGTGGGACCGCGACAACAGCCGGCTCCACGCCCAGTACCCCTTCATGACCTGGGCCAACGCCTGGATGAACCTGCCCTGCGCCACCTGGTCCACCCCGCGTCAGCAGCCGACGCGGGTCAAGACCGGCAAGGGACTGCCGCCGGTGCTCATCACCCAGGCCGAACGCGACGCGGCGACCCCGTACTCCGGCGCCGTCGAACTGCACAAGCGCTTCAAGGGCTCGCGCCTGATCACCGAGAAGGACGCCGGCTCGCACGGCGTCACCAACCTCGTCAACCCCTGCCTCAACGGCAAGGTCGAGGCCTACCTGCTCCACGGCAGCCTCGACAGCCGGGACGTCACCTGCGCCCCGCACGCCACGCCCCAGCCGTAA
- a CDS encoding 6-phosphofructokinase, with translation MRIGVLTSGGDCPGLNAVIRSVVHRAVVDHGDEVIGFHDGWKGLLEADYRRLDLDAVNGILARGGTILGSSRVQPAHLVDGVERAKGHVADLGIDAIIPIGGEGTLKAANLLSEAGLPIVGVPKTIDNDIASTDVTFGFDTAVTVATEALDRLKTTAESHQRVLIVEVMGRHTGWIALHSGMAAGAHAIVVPERPFDIDELTARVGARFEDGKRFAIVVVAEGAKPREGSSMDFKTAGKDIYGHERFTGVANQLSVELERRLGKEARPVILGHVQRGGTPTAYDRVLATRFGWHAVEAAHRGDFGMLTALRGTDIELVPLAAAVESLKTVPAERYDEAETVL, from the coding sequence ATGCGCATTGGTGTGCTCACCTCCGGCGGAGACTGCCCCGGTCTGAACGCCGTCATCCGTTCCGTCGTGCACCGCGCCGTCGTCGACCACGGTGACGAGGTCATCGGCTTCCACGACGGCTGGAAGGGCCTGCTGGAGGCGGACTACCGCAGGCTGGACCTCGACGCGGTGAACGGCATCCTCGCCCGCGGCGGCACCATCCTCGGCTCCTCCCGCGTGCAGCCCGCCCATCTGGTCGACGGCGTCGAGCGGGCCAAGGGCCACGTCGCCGACCTGGGCATCGACGCGATCATCCCGATCGGCGGCGAGGGCACCCTGAAGGCGGCGAACCTGCTCTCCGAGGCCGGTCTGCCGATCGTCGGAGTGCCGAAGACCATCGACAACGACATCGCCTCGACCGACGTCACCTTCGGCTTCGACACCGCCGTCACCGTGGCGACCGAGGCCCTGGACCGGCTGAAGACCACCGCCGAGTCCCACCAGCGCGTGCTGATCGTCGAGGTCATGGGCCGCCACACCGGCTGGATCGCGCTGCACTCCGGCATGGCCGCCGGCGCCCACGCCATCGTGGTGCCCGAGCGCCCCTTCGACATCGACGAGCTGACCGCCCGGGTCGGTGCCCGTTTCGAGGACGGCAAGCGCTTCGCGATCGTCGTGGTCGCCGAGGGCGCGAAGCCCCGCGAGGGCTCCTCCATGGACTTCAAGACCGCCGGCAAGGACATCTACGGCCACGAGCGCTTCACCGGGGTGGCCAACCAGCTCTCCGTCGAGCTGGAGCGGCGCCTCGGCAAGGAGGCCCGGCCGGTGATCCTCGGCCACGTGCAGCGCGGCGGCACCCCGACCGCGTACGACCGCGTCCTCGCGACCCGCTTCGGCTGGCACGCGGTGGAGGCGGCGCACCGCGGCGACTTCGGCATGCTGACGGCGCTGCGCGGCACCGACATCGAGCTGGTCCCGCTGGCGGCGGCCGTGGAGAGCCTGAAGACGGTCCCGGCCGAGCGCTACGACGAGGCCGAGACCGTGCTCTGA
- a CDS encoding cytochrome c oxidase assembly protein, protein MDHGGHGMTMDLPPFTLGRALEFSPDLFFLVGCLAALGLYGWGVARLRGRGDAWPVSRTVFFAVGVLSIALVMCTKLNDYGMVMFSVHMVQHMVISMLSPILLLLGAPVTLALRALPVAGRGSTGPRELLLKLLHSRYMRIITHPAFTIPMFIASLYGLYFTPLFDFLMESKPGHIGMMVHFLMVGLVFFWPIMGVDPGPHRPGYVMRMLELFAGMPFHAFFGIALMMASEPMVRAYENPPASLGIDALADQHAAGGIAWAFSEIPSVLVLIALVYQWYHSEQRQAVRKDRAADRDGDKELEAYNAYLASLRTGGGR, encoded by the coding sequence ATGGATCACGGCGGACACGGCATGACCATGGATCTGCCGCCGTTCACGCTGGGGCGGGCCCTGGAGTTCTCCCCCGACCTGTTCTTCCTGGTCGGGTGCCTGGCCGCGCTCGGTCTGTACGGGTGGGGCGTGGCGCGGCTGCGGGGGCGCGGGGACGCCTGGCCGGTGAGCCGGACGGTGTTCTTCGCGGTGGGCGTGCTGTCGATCGCCCTGGTGATGTGCACGAAGCTCAACGACTACGGCATGGTCATGTTCAGCGTGCACATGGTGCAGCACATGGTGATCTCCATGCTGTCGCCGATCCTGCTGCTGCTCGGCGCGCCGGTGACGCTCGCGCTGCGGGCGCTGCCGGTGGCCGGCCGGGGCTCGACGGGGCCGCGCGAACTGCTGCTCAAGCTGCTGCACAGCCGGTACATGCGGATCATCACGCACCCGGCGTTCACGATCCCGATGTTCATCGCGAGCCTGTACGGGCTGTACTTCACGCCGCTGTTCGACTTCCTCATGGAGTCCAAGCCGGGCCACATCGGGATGATGGTCCACTTCCTCATGGTGGGCCTGGTCTTCTTCTGGCCGATCATGGGCGTCGACCCGGGCCCGCACCGGCCGGGCTATGTGATGCGGATGCTGGAACTGTTCGCGGGCATGCCCTTCCACGCCTTCTTCGGCATCGCGCTGATGATGGCCAGCGAGCCGATGGTGCGGGCCTACGAGAACCCGCCGGCCTCGCTCGGCATCGACGCCCTGGCCGACCAGCACGCGGCCGGCGGCATCGCGTGGGCGTTCAGCGAGATCCCGTCCGTGCTGGTGCTGATCGCGCTGGTCTACCAGTGGTACCACTCCGAGCAGCGGCAGGCGGTCCGCAAGGACCGGGCCGCGGACCGGGACGGCGACAAGGAGCTGGAGGCGTACAACGCGTATCTGGCCTCGCTGCGCACAGGCGGCGGCCGGTAG
- a CDS encoding lysophospholipid acyltransferase family protein — translation MFYQVLKYVLLGPLLRLLFRPRVEGLEHVPEEGAAIIAGNHLSFSDHFLMPVVLSRRITFLAKQEYFTGPGLKGRLTAAFFRSAGQIPVDRSGKEAGQAAIREGLGVLAKGELLGIYPEGTRSHDGRLYKGKVGVAVMALTAGVPVIPCAMVGTFEIQPPGRVVPRIRRVTIRFGEPLDFSRYAGMQGQKAAVRAVTDEIMYEILALSGQEYVDEYAAKVKDAGSAAPRRKFPRR, via the coding sequence GTGTTCTACCAGGTCTTGAAGTACGTGCTCCTCGGGCCGCTGCTGAGGTTGTTGTTCCGGCCGCGGGTGGAGGGCCTGGAGCACGTGCCCGAGGAGGGCGCGGCCATCATCGCCGGGAACCACCTGTCCTTCTCGGACCACTTCCTGATGCCGGTGGTGCTGAGCCGGCGGATCACCTTCCTCGCCAAGCAGGAGTACTTCACCGGCCCCGGTCTCAAGGGCCGGCTGACGGCGGCCTTCTTCCGCAGCGCGGGCCAGATCCCGGTGGACCGATCCGGCAAGGAGGCGGGGCAGGCGGCGATCCGCGAGGGTCTCGGGGTGCTCGCGAAGGGCGAGCTGCTCGGCATCTACCCGGAGGGCACGCGCTCGCACGACGGGCGGCTGTACAAGGGCAAGGTGGGGGTCGCCGTGATGGCGCTGACGGCGGGGGTGCCGGTGATCCCGTGCGCGATGGTGGGGACCTTCGAGATCCAGCCGCCGGGCCGGGTCGTCCCGCGGATCCGGCGGGTCACCATCCGCTTCGGCGAGCCGCTGGACTTCTCCCGCTACGCCGGGATGCAGGGGCAGAAGGCGGCGGTGCGCGCGGTGACCGACGAGATCATGTACGAGATCCTGGCGCTGTCCGGTCAGGAGTACGTGGACGAGTACGCGGCGAAGGTGAAGGACGCGGGATCGGCCGCCCCGCGCCGAAAGTTCCCGCGGCGCTGA
- a CDS encoding NAD-dependent epimerase/dehydratase family protein yields the protein MTKGSAFVLGATGQVGRAAVRALVEDGWEVTAASRRGGRDERWPAEVRSVAVDRDADGALSAALGGGTDVLVDIVAYDAGHGRQLTGLADRIGSAVVISSGAVYEDDRGRSFDTQGEPDGFPRYPVPIPEDLATVAPGQHSYSSRKVALERELMAAGDRLPTTLLRAGAIHGTYCPGPRELWFVKRALDGRPVRILAEGGRSRFHPVHVDNLAELVRLAAARPGSRVLNGGDPTAPTVAEIGAAIDAVLGAQSVTVLMEGPAQGTVGLTPWTGAHPVVYDMTAAERELGYRPVVAYEESLPATVEWLAAQVAERDWREVFPGLVKYGVDFFDYAAEDAWLASR from the coding sequence ATGACCAAGGGAAGCGCGTTCGTGCTGGGAGCGACGGGACAAGTGGGACGGGCGGCCGTGCGGGCGCTCGTCGAGGACGGCTGGGAGGTGACCGCCGCCTCGCGCCGGGGCGGCCGGGACGAGCGGTGGCCGGCGGAGGTCCGGTCAGTGGCGGTGGACCGCGACGCGGACGGGGCGCTGTCGGCGGCGCTCGGCGGGGGCACGGACGTCCTGGTGGACATCGTGGCCTACGACGCCGGGCACGGGCGGCAGTTGACGGGGCTCGCGGACCGGATCGGTTCGGCCGTGGTGATCTCCAGCGGGGCGGTCTACGAGGACGACCGGGGGCGCAGCTTCGACACGCAGGGCGAGCCGGACGGCTTTCCCCGCTATCCGGTGCCGATCCCGGAGGACCTGGCGACGGTCGCGCCCGGGCAGCACAGTTACAGCAGCCGGAAGGTCGCCCTGGAGCGGGAGTTGATGGCGGCGGGCGACCGGCTGCCGACGACCCTGCTGCGGGCCGGCGCCATCCACGGCACGTACTGCCCCGGCCCCCGGGAGCTGTGGTTCGTCAAGCGGGCGCTGGACGGGCGGCCGGTGCGGATCCTCGCGGAGGGCGGCCGCTCCCGCTTCCACCCGGTGCACGTGGACAACCTCGCCGAACTGGTCCGTCTCGCGGCTGCCAGGCCGGGCAGCCGGGTGCTCAACGGCGGTGATCCGACGGCGCCGACGGTCGCGGAGATCGGCGCGGCGATCGACGCGGTGCTGGGGGCGCAGAGCGTGACGGTGCTCATGGAGGGCCCCGCGCAGGGCACGGTGGGGCTGACGCCGTGGACGGGGGCGCATCCGGTCGTCTACGACATGACGGCGGCGGAGCGGGAGCTGGGCTACCGGCCGGTGGTGGCGTACGAGGAGTCGCTGCCGGCGACGGTCGAGTGGCTGGCCGCGCAGGTGGCGGAGCGGGACTGGCGTGAGGTCTTCCCGGGACTGGTGAAGTACGGCGTGGACTTCTTCGACTACGCCGCCGAGGACGCCTGGCTGGCCTCGCGGTGA
- the ureG gene encoding urease accessory protein UreG: MHLDHDHGHASAVSADAHRPDGRRRALRIGLGGPVGSGKTATVAALCRELRDTLSLAVVTNDIYTREDAEFLLREAVLPPERIQAVETGACPHTAIRDDISANLEAVEELEESAGPLDLVLVESGGDNLTATFSKGLVDHQIFVIDVAGGDDIPRKGGPGVTTADLLVVNKTDLAPHVGSDLERMARDAGEQRGDLPVAFTSLRSAEGVAPVAAWVRARLAEWTA; this comes from the coding sequence ATGCACCTCGACCACGACCACGGCCACGCCTCCGCCGTCTCCGCCGACGCCCACCGGCCCGACGGCCGCCGTCGCGCCCTGCGCATCGGACTCGGCGGCCCCGTCGGCTCCGGCAAGACCGCCACCGTCGCCGCCCTCTGCCGCGAACTGCGCGACACCCTCTCCCTCGCCGTCGTCACCAACGACATCTACACCCGCGAGGACGCCGAGTTCCTGCTCCGCGAGGCGGTCCTGCCGCCCGAGCGCATCCAGGCCGTCGAGACCGGCGCCTGCCCGCACACCGCGATCCGCGACGACATCTCCGCCAACCTCGAAGCCGTCGAGGAACTGGAGGAGTCGGCCGGCCCGCTCGACCTCGTCCTCGTCGAGTCCGGCGGCGACAACCTCACCGCCACCTTCTCCAAGGGCCTCGTCGACCACCAGATCTTCGTCATCGACGTCGCCGGCGGCGACGACATCCCCCGCAAGGGCGGTCCCGGCGTCACCACCGCCGACCTCCTCGTCGTCAACAAGACCGACCTCGCCCCCCACGTCGGCTCCGACCTGGAGCGCATGGCCCGCGACGCCGGGGAGCAGCGCGGCGACCTGCCCGTCGCCTTCACCTCCCTGCGCTCCGCGGAGGGCGTGGCACCCGTCGCCGCGTGGGTCCGGGCCCGCCTCGCGGAATGGACCGCATGA
- a CDS encoding Mur ligase family protein, giving the protein MSGSNSEPLSPRAKLAVTAGKAAAAVSRAAGRGSGSVIGGRVALKLDPDLLGRLAQHLDVVLVSATNGKTTTTRLIAEALRASGPVVSNALGANMPAGITSALAGGSDARYGVIEVDEKYLAGVARDTTPKAIALLNLSRDQLDRAAETRMLAEKWREGLNGTKAVVIANADDPLIVWAASSSPNVVWVAVGQEWKDDAWSCPACGGVLQRPGDDWFCGECGFRRPAPSWALSGDHVLDPHGSAWPIHLQLPGRANKANAATSAAVAAVFGVPPQVALERMYQVQAVAGRYDVVSFQGRELRLLLAKNPAGWLETFSLIDQPPTPVILSVNARGADGTDTSWLWDVDYGRLAGHPIMVIGDRKLDLAVRLEVAGVDFRVCETLDEAVTVAPPGQIELIANYTAFQDVRRRVGN; this is encoded by the coding sequence ATGTCAGGCAGCAACTCGGAGCCGCTGTCGCCGCGCGCCAAGCTGGCCGTGACGGCGGGCAAGGCCGCCGCCGCGGTGTCGCGGGCAGCGGGACGCGGCAGCGGATCGGTGATCGGCGGCCGGGTCGCGCTGAAGCTCGACCCCGATCTGCTGGGGCGGCTCGCGCAGCATCTGGACGTCGTGCTCGTGTCGGCGACCAACGGAAAGACCACCACGACCCGACTGATCGCCGAGGCGCTGCGCGCCAGCGGCCCGGTCGTGTCGAACGCGCTCGGCGCCAACATGCCCGCCGGCATCACCTCCGCCCTGGCCGGCGGCTCGGACGCCCGCTACGGCGTCATCGAGGTCGACGAGAAGTACCTCGCCGGCGTCGCCCGGGACACCACGCCCAAGGCGATCGCGCTGCTCAACCTCTCCCGCGACCAGCTCGACCGCGCCGCGGAGACCCGGATGCTGGCCGAGAAGTGGCGCGAGGGCCTCAACGGCACCAAGGCCGTCGTGATCGCCAACGCCGACGACCCGCTGATCGTGTGGGCCGCCTCCTCCTCCCCCAACGTGGTGTGGGTCGCCGTCGGCCAGGAGTGGAAGGACGACGCCTGGTCCTGCCCCGCCTGCGGCGGTGTGCTCCAGCGCCCCGGCGACGACTGGTTCTGCGGCGAGTGCGGCTTCCGCCGTCCCGCGCCGAGCTGGGCGCTCAGCGGCGACCACGTGCTCGACCCGCACGGTTCGGCCTGGCCGATCCACCTCCAGCTGCCCGGCCGCGCCAACAAGGCCAACGCCGCCACCTCCGCCGCGGTCGCCGCGGTCTTCGGGGTGCCGCCGCAGGTCGCCCTGGAGCGCATGTACCAGGTGCAGGCCGTCGCCGGCCGCTACGACGTGGTCTCCTTCCAGGGCCGTGAGCTGCGGCTGCTGCTCGCGAAGAACCCGGCCGGCTGGCTCGAAACGTTTTCCCTGATCGACCAGCCGCCGACCCCGGTGATCCTGTCCGTCAACGCGCGCGGCGCCGACGGCACGGACACCTCCTGGCTGTGGGACGTGGACTACGGACGCCTGGCCGGCCACCCGATCATGGTGATCGGCGACCGAAAGCTGGACCTCGCGGTCCGCCTGGAGGTCGCGGGCGTGGACTTCCGCGTGTGCGAGACGCTCGACGAGGCCGTCACGGTGGCGCCGCCCGGCCAGATCGAGCTGATCGCCAACTACACCGCCTTCCAGGACGTCCGCCGCCGCGTCGGCAACTGA
- a CDS encoding DUF3048 domain-containing protein translates to MTGARGHRNPGAVATAALLCAVTAAGLYGCAEPGPSQPRPTPTSAGVSPLTGLPARAGPVLAVKIDNVPPARPHTGLADADLVYVEQVESGQTRLMAVYSSRLPDRIGPVRSARESDIELLRQFDRPVLAYSGAQSALGPLLRAAPLHLVTEGNTPGAFVRDTDRSAPHNLYLRPARALAAAPEAGHVKDVGFRFGPAPADGTPVNSRTVRFPATRYTFTWTPADRAWRVTMDGRSDGPLKAATVVVQHVTVRPSRFHDFTGAVSPYTVTTGSGTARILRDGRVHEARWNRPDAQSGTTYTTPSGAPLNFAPGQVWVVLTGGR, encoded by the coding sequence ATGACAGGCGCGCGCGGACACCGGAATCCCGGCGCAGTCGCCACCGCCGCACTGTTGTGCGCGGTGACGGCCGCCGGTCTGTACGGCTGCGCCGAGCCGGGGCCGTCGCAGCCGCGGCCGACCCCGACGTCCGCCGGCGTCTCGCCGCTCACCGGACTGCCCGCGCGAGCGGGCCCCGTCCTCGCCGTCAAGATCGACAACGTGCCGCCGGCCCGGCCCCACACCGGTCTCGCCGACGCCGACCTCGTCTACGTCGAGCAGGTCGAATCCGGCCAGACCCGGCTCATGGCGGTCTACTCCTCCCGGCTCCCCGACCGGATCGGCCCCGTCCGCAGCGCCCGTGAGTCGGACATCGAGCTGCTGCGGCAGTTCGACCGGCCGGTCCTCGCCTACTCCGGCGCCCAGAGCGCCCTCGGTCCGCTGCTGCGGGCCGCGCCGCTCCACCTGGTCACGGAGGGGAACACCCCCGGCGCCTTCGTCCGCGACACGGACCGGTCCGCCCCGCACAACCTCTACCTGCGCCCCGCCCGGGCCCTCGCGGCCGCCCCCGAGGCCGGCCACGTCAAGGACGTCGGCTTCCGCTTCGGCCCCGCCCCGGCGGACGGCACTCCCGTCAACAGCCGCACGGTGCGCTTCCCGGCCACCCGCTACACCTTCACCTGGACCCCCGCCGACCGGGCCTGGCGCGTGACCATGGACGGCCGGTCCGACGGGCCCCTGAAGGCGGCCACCGTCGTCGTCCAGCACGTCACCGTGCGCCCCTCGCGCTTCCACGACTTCACGGGCGCCGTCTCCCCGTACACCGTCACCACCGGCTCAGGCACCGCCCGGATCCTGCGCGACGGCCGGGTCCACGAGGCCCGTTGGAACAGGCCGGACGCGCAGTCGGGCACCACCTACACCACCCCGTCGGGCGCCCCGCTGAACTTCGCACCGGGCCAGGTGTGGGTGGTGCTCACCGGCGGGCGCTGA
- a CDS encoding glutamine amidotransferase — MTDSSLRLVWVYPDLLSTYGDQGNVLVVERRARQRGLSVERVDVRSDQPVPTSGDIYLIGGGEDRPQRLAAERLLRDGGLSRAAANGAIIFSVCAGYQILGHEFVNDVGERQAGLGLLDVTTVRGEGARCVGDVLGDIDPQLGLPQLTGFENHQGVTHLGPTARPFARTVFGKGNGTGDGTEGAYNDTVFGTYMHGPVMARNPQIADLLLKLALDVNALPPTDDRWYEALRAERIAAATQPA; from the coding sequence ATGACTGACAGCAGCCTGCGTCTGGTCTGGGTCTACCCGGACCTGCTCAGCACCTACGGCGACCAGGGCAACGTCCTCGTCGTCGAGCGCCGTGCCCGCCAGCGCGGCCTCAGCGTCGAGCGCGTCGACGTGCGCAGCGACCAGCCGGTGCCCACCTCCGGCGACATCTACCTGATCGGCGGCGGCGAGGACCGCCCGCAGCGCCTGGCGGCGGAGCGGCTGCTCCGCGACGGCGGCCTGAGCCGGGCCGCCGCCAACGGCGCGATCATCTTCTCGGTGTGCGCCGGCTACCAGATCCTGGGCCACGAGTTCGTCAACGACGTCGGCGAGCGCCAGGCCGGCCTCGGCCTGCTCGACGTGACCACGGTCCGCGGCGAGGGCGCCCGCTGCGTCGGCGACGTGCTGGGCGACATCGACCCGCAGCTGGGCCTGCCCCAGCTCACCGGCTTCGAGAACCACCAGGGCGTCACCCACCTCGGCCCGACCGCCCGCCCGTTCGCCCGGACCGTGTTCGGCAAGGGCAACGGCACCGGCGACGGCACGGAGGGCGCGTACAACGACACCGTCTTCGGCACGTACATGCACGGCCCGGTCATGGCGCGGAACCCGCAGATCGCGGACCTGCTCCTGAAGCTGGCGCTCGACGTGAACGCGCTGCCGCCGACGGACGACCGCTGGTACGAGGCGCTGCGCGCCGAGCGCATCGCGGCGGCCACGCAGCCCGCCTGA
- the def gene encoding peptide deformylase, with product MRNRLIPGTSGHVRAMTLLGEPVLHTPCETVTDFGPELARLVEDMFATMYAANGVGLAANQVGVGLRVFVYDCPDDEDVRHLGHVVNPRLVAADGDLFSGPEGCLSLPGLEAPTPRFDRAVVEGVRTDGTPVRIEGTGFFARCLQHECDHLRGGVYADHVTGRARRRLLRAIRKEPWGSGAGVLEG from the coding sequence ATGCGAAACCGCCTGATCCCCGGCACTTCCGGCCACGTCCGAGCGATGACCCTGCTCGGCGAACCGGTGCTGCACACCCCCTGCGAGACCGTCACCGACTTCGGACCGGAGCTGGCCCGGCTGGTCGAGGACATGTTCGCGACGATGTACGCGGCGAACGGCGTGGGCCTGGCCGCCAACCAGGTGGGCGTGGGGCTGCGGGTCTTCGTCTACGACTGCCCGGACGACGAGGACGTCCGGCACCTGGGCCACGTGGTCAATCCGCGCCTGGTGGCGGCGGACGGGGACCTCTTCAGCGGCCCGGAGGGCTGTCTGTCGCTGCCCGGTCTCGAGGCCCCGACCCCGCGCTTCGACCGCGCGGTCGTCGAGGGCGTCCGCACGGACGGCACTCCGGTCCGGATCGAGGGCACCGGCTTCTTCGCCCGCTGCCTCCAGCACGAGTGCGACCACCTGCGGGGCGGGGTCTACGCCGACCACGTCACCGGCCGGGCCCGGCGCCGGCTGCTCCGGGCGATCCGGAAGGAGCCGTGGGGGAGCGGCGCGGGAGTGCTGGAGGGGTGA
- a CDS encoding urease accessory protein UreD encodes MSATALAPAAGSLTAHARIVAAPDGSLPVLESDGPLALRRTRGPGPYTRVTVVGAMSAPLGGDRLALTAEVRDGARLLVDSAAATVALPGRGGAPATYDVTLAVGAGAVLRWLPEQLVSAAGSRLRTRTTVDLAADARLVLREEQILGRHGEEPGSLLGRLTVRRAGRPLLDQELAHGPAAPDGWDGPAVLAGHRAVGQLLVVEPGFAEEPVEPRLLGEHAVLVPLAGPAALVTAVAPDALALRRLLDEALRRLAPA; translated from the coding sequence ATGAGCGCCACCGCCCTCGCCCCCGCCGCCGGTTCGCTCACCGCCCACGCCCGGATCGTCGCCGCACCGGACGGTTCCCTCCCCGTCCTGGAGAGCGACGGACCGCTCGCCCTGCGCCGCACCCGCGGCCCCGGCCCGTACACCCGCGTCACCGTCGTCGGGGCGATGAGCGCCCCCCTCGGCGGCGACCGGCTCGCCCTCACGGCCGAGGTACGGGACGGGGCCCGGCTCCTGGTCGACTCCGCCGCCGCGACCGTCGCCCTGCCCGGCCGCGGCGGCGCCCCCGCCACGTACGACGTCACGCTCGCCGTCGGCGCCGGCGCCGTGCTGCGCTGGCTGCCCGAGCAACTGGTCTCGGCCGCCGGCTCGCGACTGCGGACGCGGACCACCGTCGACCTCGCCGCCGACGCGCGACTCGTGCTCCGCGAGGAACAGATCCTCGGCCGCCACGGCGAGGAGCCCGGCAGCCTCCTCGGCCGGCTCACCGTGCGCCGCGCCGGACGCCCCCTGCTCGACCAGGAGCTCGCCCACGGCCCCGCCGCCCCGGACGGCTGGGACGGCCCCGCGGTCCTCGCCGGCCACCGCGCCGTCGGGCAACTCCTCGTCGTCGAACCCGGGTTCGCCGAGGAGCCGGTCGAACCCCGGCTCCTCGGCGAGCACGCCGTCCTCGTCCCGCTCGCCGGACCCGCCGCCCTCGTCACCGCCGTCGCCCCCGACGCCCTCGCCCTGCGCCGCCTCCTCGACGAGGCCCTGCGCAGGCTGGCCCCCGCCTGA